The following proteins are co-located in the Maridesulfovibrio sp. genome:
- a CDS encoding FeoA family protein, with translation MLNKFDFFNREPASIRKGRHGAGGRRQGKPCRIHGKSLLDIPIGGKAVIRGHSSNGAVRQRLLDLGFVPGREIEVVRVATLGCPLELRVAGYCVTLRRTEAYQIEVEDER, from the coding sequence ATGTTGAACAAGTTTGATTTCTTTAACCGTGAACCTGCTTCCATAAGGAAGGGGCGTCATGGTGCTGGCGGAAGAAGACAGGGGAAGCCTTGCCGCATACATGGCAAAAGCCTTCTGGACATCCCAATTGGTGGAAAAGCCGTAATTCGTGGTCATTCTTCCAATGGTGCGGTGCGGCAGAGGTTGCTTGATTTGGGTTTTGTCCCCGGCAGGGAGATCGAAGTTGTCCGTGTGGCGACATTGGGCTGCCCTCTTGAGTTGCGTGTAGCAGGATACTGCGTGACCTTGCGTCGCACCGAGGCTTACCAGATTGAGGTGGAAGATGAGCGCTGA
- the serB gene encoding phosphoserine phosphatase SerB, whose protein sequence is MPEIILIQISGEDKPGLTSALTGVLAGYGIDILDIGQSVIHSQLVLGILIRIPLEAESAPVLKDIMFKGYELGVNVRFKPIEADKYMDWVNAQGKPRHIATLVGHKLTGAHISRISEIIADNGLNIDMIHRLSGRIPMNGEPAPRHACVEFSIRGVPEDLDRMRSNFLEMAAEDQVDIALQEDNVFRRNRRLVAFDMDSTLIQAEVIDELAKAAGSGEIVSRITESAMRGEIDFKESLRQRLATLKGLDESVMEDIARKLPITEGAERLISNLKKFGYKTAIISGGFTYFGEKLQEKLGVDYVYANRLEIKDGKLTGGVIGDIVDGAKKAELLHKIAEMEKISLQQSIAVGDGANDLPMLSIAGLGIAFHAKPKVKQDARQSISHFGLDSILYLIGLRDRDTD, encoded by the coding sequence ATGCCCGAAATAATTCTCATTCAAATCTCCGGCGAGGACAAACCCGGCCTGACTTCTGCTCTCACAGGAGTGCTGGCGGGATACGGCATTGATATTCTGGATATCGGCCAGAGTGTAATCCACAGCCAGCTTGTGCTTGGCATATTGATCCGCATCCCCCTTGAAGCGGAATCCGCACCGGTACTTAAAGACATCATGTTCAAAGGGTACGAACTCGGAGTAAACGTCAGGTTCAAGCCTATTGAAGCAGACAAGTATATGGACTGGGTCAACGCCCAAGGCAAACCCAGACACATAGCCACACTTGTGGGCCACAAACTGACCGGAGCCCACATCTCCAGAATTTCTGAAATCATAGCCGACAACGGATTGAACATCGATATGATCCACCGTCTGTCCGGTCGCATTCCCATGAACGGAGAGCCCGCACCGCGCCATGCCTGTGTTGAATTCTCCATCCGCGGAGTTCCTGAGGATCTGGACCGCATGCGCTCCAATTTTCTGGAAATGGCCGCCGAAGACCAGGTAGACATCGCCCTGCAGGAAGACAATGTTTTCCGCAGAAACAGACGCCTTGTGGCTTTTGACATGGACTCCACCCTCATTCAGGCCGAAGTAATTGATGAATTGGCCAAAGCCGCCGGTTCCGGCGAGATTGTCAGCCGGATCACTGAATCGGCCATGCGCGGAGAGATTGACTTCAAAGAAAGCCTGCGCCAGCGTCTGGCAACCCTCAAGGGCCTAGATGAAAGCGTCATGGAAGATATCGCCCGCAAACTGCCCATCACCGAAGGCGCAGAGCGACTCATCTCCAACCTGAAAAAGTTCGGCTACAAGACCGCCATCATCTCCGGCGGGTTCACTTATTTCGGAGAAAAACTGCAGGAAAAGCTGGGTGTGGATTACGTCTACGCCAACCGCCTTGAAATCAAGGACGGCAAGCTGACCGGCGGAGTTATCGGCGATATCGTTGACGGAGCCAAGAAAGCAGAGCTACTGCACAAAATTGCAGAGATGGAAAAGATAAGCCTGCAACAGTCTATTGCAGTGGGTGACGGGGCAAACGACCTGCCCATGCTCTCCATTGCAGGACTGGGAATAGCTTTCCACGCCAAGCCCAAAGTCAAGCAGGATGCACGCCAGTCTATCTCTCATTTCGGACTGGATTCCATTCTGTATCTGATCGGCTTACGCGACAGGGATACTGATTAG
- the feoB gene encoding ferrous iron transport protein B codes for MSAEGKQAMKDNFLVALAGQQNAGKSTTYNMLTGANQHVANYPGVTVDKKVGSYREGKTRYEVVDLPGTYSLTSFSLEERVSREFLLEEKPDVVVNVMDATCLRRSLYFTFQVLEMNFPVTVALNMMDVATSQGLSIDLKELTNRLGVDVVATIGRKGKGKQALKAAIRKAVNQEAYSRPVVIDYGDLEIHAEALEEQLAADTSLGVLYPLRWLAIKLLENDSEARKIVETKHSNGKPIIEDALSRRMAFEDETGVDTGDYIVACRDRVAGEIVEACVTKEKDSGQPISERIDHWVLNRALAPFFLLATVYLIYELSIVQGYELTKYTWPFLATFRDFVASILPPAGLIEDSLLRSMVLWMVDSANTLLNYVPIFLILFALIAILEDSGYMARIAFILDRIFHSFGLHGQSTLPFILGGVFAGGCAVPGIMSTKGIPDERSRLATILTVPFMNCLAKIPLYTLLVNIYFADHKSWAMFFISTITIIMALIIAKILTTTVLKGRETAPFIMEMPNYHAPTFFGVAQRSLERTWEYIKKVGSIVVAVSLCVFSLLQFPGLSAERMDYYEAEMSKAVAVYDSNVAENAYAALATGDKMLPLLNLYDDYKRARMNASGKEGAARVDSSFKEANPDSFILVKPGGDKAAKVVNRALRKVSTARKSLRRMIKEEKIKTSFFGMIGRSLEPVTKYAGFDWKINIALISSFAARESSVATMGVLYQQGADDNQTLEQRMDNESQHSGMNSLHALAVILFFALYPPCLAATIMVKVQTGSYKWMVFAIFFPTAVGFGVASSVFTLGNAIGASGITMMKGFYVLALSVALLIALVHKIASDKVSSSYEYQPSNQ; via the coding sequence ATGAGCGCTGAAGGTAAACAGGCGATGAAAGATAACTTTCTCGTCGCTCTCGCCGGGCAGCAGAACGCCGGTAAATCAACAACATATAATATGCTGACCGGGGCAAATCAGCATGTGGCCAACTATCCCGGTGTAACAGTTGATAAGAAGGTGGGAAGTTATCGCGAAGGAAAGACACGTTATGAAGTGGTCGATCTTCCCGGCACTTACAGCCTGACTTCATTTTCCCTTGAGGAGCGGGTTTCCCGTGAATTCCTGCTGGAAGAAAAGCCGGACGTAGTTGTAAACGTCATGGACGCAACCTGTCTGCGCCGCAGTTTATATTTTACTTTTCAGGTTCTGGAGATGAATTTTCCTGTCACCGTAGCTCTGAATATGATGGACGTTGCGACGAGTCAGGGGCTTTCGATTGACTTGAAGGAACTCACTAATCGTCTAGGTGTTGACGTTGTCGCGACTATCGGACGTAAGGGTAAAGGCAAGCAGGCCCTGAAAGCTGCCATTCGCAAGGCAGTTAATCAGGAAGCATATTCCCGTCCGGTGGTTATCGACTACGGTGATCTGGAAATCCACGCAGAGGCTCTTGAAGAACAGCTGGCAGCAGATACCAGTCTTGGAGTACTCTATCCCTTGCGCTGGCTGGCAATCAAGCTCTTGGAAAATGATTCCGAGGCCCGGAAGATTGTTGAGACCAAGCATTCAAACGGTAAGCCTATTATTGAAGATGCTCTTTCCCGCAGAATGGCTTTTGAAGATGAAACCGGAGTTGATACCGGCGACTACATTGTTGCCTGCCGTGACAGGGTTGCCGGAGAAATTGTAGAGGCCTGCGTTACCAAGGAAAAAGATTCCGGACAGCCTATTTCCGAAAGGATCGACCACTGGGTTCTGAACCGTGCCTTGGCTCCGTTTTTTCTGCTGGCTACTGTCTATCTCATTTATGAACTTTCCATTGTCCAGGGATACGAGCTTACCAAGTATACTTGGCCTTTTTTGGCCACGTTCAGGGATTTTGTCGCATCTATCCTGCCCCCTGCGGGATTGATTGAAGATTCCCTGTTGCGGTCCATGGTCCTTTGGATGGTGGACAGTGCCAATACCCTGCTTAACTATGTCCCCATTTTTCTGATTCTGTTTGCACTGATCGCAATTCTTGAGGATTCCGGCTATATGGCCCGGATAGCCTTTATTCTTGATCGTATTTTCCACAGTTTCGGCCTGCACGGGCAATCGACCCTGCCGTTTATTCTGGGGGGGGTCTTTGCCGGGGGCTGCGCTGTTCCGGGAATTATGTCCACAAAAGGCATTCCTGATGAGCGCTCAAGGCTGGCAACCATCCTGACCGTGCCGTTTATGAATTGCCTTGCCAAAATTCCGCTCTACACGTTGCTGGTGAACATCTATTTTGCGGACCACAAGTCATGGGCAATGTTCTTTATCTCGACAATTACGATCATCATGGCTCTGATCATTGCTAAGATCCTGACCACAACAGTCCTTAAAGGACGTGAAACAGCTCCCTTCATTATGGAAATGCCCAACTACCATGCTCCCACTTTCTTCGGTGTGGCCCAGCGGTCACTTGAAAGGACTTGGGAGTACATTAAAAAGGTTGGTTCCATTGTTGTTGCGGTTTCCCTGTGCGTGTTTTCTTTGCTGCAGTTTCCCGGACTCTCGGCGGAACGTATGGATTACTATGAAGCCGAGATGAGCAAAGCTGTTGCAGTTTATGATTCAAATGTCGCAGAGAATGCTTATGCAGCCCTTGCCACCGGAGATAAAATGCTGCCGTTGCTTAATCTCTATGATGATTACAAGCGTGCCCGCATGAATGCTTCCGGCAAAGAGGGAGCTGCAAGGGTGGACAGTTCATTTAAGGAAGCCAATCCAGATTCCTTTATTCTGGTCAAGCCCGGTGGTGACAAAGCAGCCAAGGTTGTGAACCGTGCCCTGCGCAAGGTCTCAACTGCAAGAAAATCTCTGCGCCGCATGATTAAGGAAGAAAAAATCAAGACTTCCTTCTTCGGTATGATCGGGCGTTCCCTTGAGCCTGTAACTAAATACGCAGGTTTTGACTGGAAAATTAATATCGCCCTGATCAGCTCCTTTGCGGCCCGTGAATCCTCCGTGGCGACCATGGGTGTGTTGTACCAGCAGGGCGCTGATGACAATCAGACCCTTGAGCAGCGCATGGACAATGAAAGTCAGCACAGCGGCATGAATTCCCTGCATGCCCTTGCAGTTATTCTTTTCTTTGCCCTGTATCCTCCCTGCCTTGCGGCTACGATTATGGTCAAGGTGCAGACCGGGTCTTATAAGTGGATGGTTTTTGCCATCTTCTTTCCCACAGCAGTAGGCTTCGGTGTGGCCTCTTCGGTCTTCACTCTGGGTAATGCCATCGGGGCAAGCGGAATAACCATGATGAAGGGATTCTATGTACTGGCTTTATCGGTGGCGCTGCTGATTGCACTGGTGCACAAGATTGCGTCGGATAAGGTTTCTTCTTCCTATGAATATCAACCAAGTAACCAATAA
- a CDS encoding HAMP domain-containing sensor histidine kinase — MSNEKKSADVSSYEPEGPLGEGFHLSAGAGPEKMLQIQRRIHEKMDDYKDYSFSATEKRALMIFFDLAQEFDSLEDFFAVCTAVPRSLFNIDCRLYLAMGPDDFVPVGRTESRAPVCSSVPLEKVFHAGHLFIPIRGNLELVDQLPFKPAGDVIGCFEFYKMADLSEHQSLFFEKYVNRVGFQLHSKILRRKGQEHLEFVRNLVKDVGHNVIVPNMYFKLFYNRLRDRIENIRKLESDIEGKSKSEIRTDLEGMYNGLVSQFNEIHSHYEQTSLFLETLLRRQHFEEGRYIVEKRPCNLLKQIIEPQLERYRSRFEDRGIRLDISMGGVPDREVRIVADVGLISQVYANLFSNAVKYTRDETMCDGRRDKFAAYGWDMVKDYFRNGWDGLKLNVYTTGPHIQEHDREMLFQPGFRSDNVGNEYGSGHGLFFVRQVVELHGGEVGYEPQDGGNNFYFVLPFREN; from the coding sequence ATGAGCAACGAAAAGAAAAGTGCAGACGTGTCTTCTTATGAACCTGAAGGTCCGCTAGGAGAAGGATTCCATCTTTCTGCAGGTGCCGGCCCTGAGAAGATGTTGCAGATACAGCGGCGTATCCATGAGAAAATGGATGACTATAAAGATTACAGTTTTTCCGCAACCGAAAAACGGGCTTTGATGATTTTTTTTGATCTTGCGCAGGAGTTTGATTCCCTCGAAGATTTCTTTGCCGTCTGCACTGCAGTTCCAAGGTCGCTGTTCAACATTGACTGCAGGCTTTATCTTGCAATGGGGCCGGATGATTTTGTACCTGTCGGGCGAACTGAGAGCCGTGCTCCTGTATGCAGTTCCGTTCCCCTTGAAAAGGTTTTCCACGCCGGCCATCTTTTTATACCCATCCGTGGCAATCTTGAACTTGTCGATCAGCTTCCTTTTAAGCCAGCCGGAGATGTCATCGGTTGTTTTGAATTTTATAAGATGGCGGACCTTTCAGAACACCAGTCATTGTTTTTTGAAAAGTACGTTAATCGGGTCGGCTTCCAGTTGCATAGCAAGATCCTGCGCCGCAAGGGTCAAGAACATCTTGAATTCGTGCGTAATCTGGTCAAGGATGTGGGCCATAATGTCATCGTCCCTAACATGTATTTCAAGTTATTTTATAATAGGTTGCGGGATCGTATTGAGAATATCCGAAAGCTGGAATCAGATATTGAAGGGAAGAGTAAATCTGAAATACGCACAGATCTCGAAGGTATGTATAATGGATTGGTCAGTCAGTTCAATGAAATCCACAGCCACTACGAGCAGACCAGCCTTTTTTTAGAAACCCTGTTGCGCAGGCAGCACTTTGAAGAAGGGCGTTATATTGTTGAAAAGCGGCCTTGCAACCTTCTCAAGCAGATAATTGAACCGCAGCTTGAACGTTATCGTTCCCGGTTCGAGGATCGTGGTATTCGTTTGGATATCAGTATGGGCGGTGTGCCGGATCGGGAAGTGCGTATTGTTGCCGATGTCGGGCTTATATCGCAAGTGTATGCCAATCTTTTTTCTAATGCTGTCAAATATACCCGCGATGAGACTATGTGTGACGGGCGTAGGGATAAATTCGCTGCATACGGCTGGGATATGGTCAAAGATTACTTTCGCAACGGTTGGGACGGATTGAAACTGAATGTTTACACTACCGGGCCGCATATTCAGGAACATGACCGTGAAATGCTGTTTCAGCCCGGTTTCCGAAGCGATAATGTGGGTAATGAATACGGCTCGGGCCATGGAT
- a CDS encoding DUF4198 domain-containing protein encodes MKMKVVFLNLLLVVAMAVPASAHFQMIYTPEIAINKGAETDVKLVFTHPYEAGHTMKMGMPEEFYMLHQKGEEGKTKKYDLKKLLKPITWTSLTNSGEAYEAKLPKKIVRSMGDYTLVLVPAPYYEGEEDIYIQQITKTYMNVGGLPGNWAASAGLKTEWVPLVKPYAMWTGMTFEAQLLSDGKPVPNADVEVEYMNHEPDMENNSFKKEAKSEAPHDAFVTMGVKTDAHGYVTFTVPKAGWWGFCALGAGPDKEFKGKELSQDAVIWIKAVDM; translated from the coding sequence ATGAAGATGAAGGTAGTTTTTCTCAACCTGTTGCTGGTGGTTGCCATGGCGGTTCCGGCTTCTGCCCACTTTCAGATGATTTATACCCCGGAAATTGCGATAAACAAGGGGGCTGAAACCGATGTGAAGCTTGTCTTTACCCATCCCTATGAAGCCGGTCACACTATGAAAATGGGCATGCCTGAAGAATTCTACATGCTGCATCAGAAAGGTGAAGAGGGTAAAACTAAAAAGTATGACCTTAAAAAGTTGCTTAAACCCATCACATGGACCAGCCTGACCAACTCCGGTGAAGCTTACGAAGCAAAACTTCCCAAGAAGATTGTTCGTTCCATGGGTGATTACACTCTGGTTCTGGTTCCTGCTCCATACTATGAAGGAGAAGAAGATATCTACATCCAGCAGATTACCAAGACCTACATGAACGTTGGCGGCCTGCCCGGTAACTGGGCTGCTTCTGCCGGCCTTAAGACTGAATGGGTTCCCCTTGTTAAGCCTTATGCAATGTGGACCGGTATGACCTTCGAGGCGCAGCTCCTTTCCGACGGCAAGCCCGTTCCCAATGCTGACGTTGAAGTTGAGTACATGAACCATGAGCCTGACATGGAAAACAATTCATTTAAGAAAGAAGCAAAATCTGAGGCTCCTCACGATGCTTTCGTAACCATGGGTGTTAAAACCGATGCTCATGGCTACGTAACCTTCACCGTTCCCAAAGCGGGATGGTGGGGCTTCTGCGCACTGGGTGCCGGTCCAGACAAAGAGTTCAAGGGTAAAGAACTCTCTCAGGATGCTGTAATTTGGATCAAAGCTGTGGATATGTAG
- a CDS encoding GGDEF domain-containing protein encodes MAILLILILPAGVMLALTELADSNSLPMFICLHFSLCIALCMPIATWLEDWMVNREVRKMNSFCIKLKQGRLDHRLEIYSNKTGSATDELCRLQHNLNWLAHSVAKRESKLTESLAKTQRDKERLNLLSYTDHLTGLFNKRFFELKLVETCSRCISCKTPLHLMLIDCDHFKEVNDVYGHQEGDRLLAELGQIISSSVRNGTDFPFRFGGDEFGAILVGVDSTRCEQIAERIRNRFAQVKVGKASLSIGISKLCYQAVDPEAEAEKLVSSADKALYFAKNTGRDKVISPAQYKEILHRA; translated from the coding sequence ATGGCGATACTCTTGATACTAATCCTTCCTGCCGGGGTCATGCTGGCTCTAACCGAACTGGCGGACAGTAACTCACTGCCCATGTTTATCTGCCTGCACTTCAGTTTATGCATAGCCCTGTGCATGCCCATCGCCACTTGGCTTGAAGATTGGATGGTCAACAGGGAAGTCCGCAAGATGAACAGCTTCTGCATAAAACTCAAACAAGGCAGATTGGATCACCGTCTGGAAATCTACTCCAACAAAACAGGCTCTGCCACTGATGAACTTTGCAGGCTTCAGCACAACCTGAATTGGCTGGCCCACTCCGTTGCCAAACGGGAATCCAAACTGACAGAGTCATTAGCAAAGACCCAGCGGGACAAGGAAAGACTCAACCTGCTTTCCTACACCGACCACCTTACCGGATTGTTCAATAAACGCTTTTTTGAGCTGAAACTGGTAGAAACCTGCTCCAGATGCATTTCATGCAAAACACCTCTCCATCTCATGCTCATAGACTGCGACCACTTTAAGGAGGTCAACGATGTGTACGGGCATCAGGAAGGAGACAGGCTCCTTGCGGAACTTGGGCAAATCATCAGTTCCTCTGTTAGAAACGGTACTGATTTTCCCTTCCGGTTCGGTGGGGACGAATTCGGAGCAATCCTTGTCGGCGTGGACTCAACCCGCTGCGAGCAGATTGCCGAACGTATTCGAAACCGTTTTGCGCAAGTTAAAGTTGGTAAGGCAAGTTTAAGCATAGGTATCTCTAAACTCTGCTATCAGGCTGTTGATCCTGAAGCCGAAGCCGAAAAGCTGGTCTCCTCTGCAGATAAGGCCTTGTACTTTGCCAAAAATACCGGAAGAGACAAGGTGATAAGTCCAGCCCAGTATAAAGAAATCCTGCATAGAGCTTAG